TCCTCACTCCTACAAAGGGATCGGAGGAGGCCATCTCTGTGGTCCCTGCTTGACCCATAGCATTAATCAGTTATCTTGCAAGTAAATAAATTTTGCTATCCTGGTCAATTTCTGCTGAATATGCCAAAAAAAGTTGCATCATAAATTTAGTGGGCCATTTGGGATAATATCAACTGGTAATGACCTACTGGTTGTCGAATATAATTCTAACTGGCAATATCACATATCACCATACCTGTCCTTCAAAATGATGCAGTATAAAATCAAATTACCTAAACACACCATGAGGATCCTCTCTGTTCCTGAACTTTTCCATTTCAAATGTTAGTGGGATTCAATTGGATTTATTCTGGGTTGAGCTAATTTTGTTGATAAAAACAGGCTAAGTAGTACAAATTTGAGGCCAAATTAAACTTTCAaacctgaattttttttaaaaatgccCATAATCAGTAATAGATTGCAAGAACATGATCCAAGAGAAACTTAAAATTATTTACTCATTGAATGAGCAACCAATTTTTTTCCAAAAACTCAAACATTTTTGCGTGGAAGAGACAAAAGGAAACCATATATACCTGCTAGCGAATCAAGAAGTGTGGATTTTCCAGACCCAGAAGGACCCATAATAGCCATGATTCTTCCAGGCTCAGCACACCCACTAAGCCCTTGAAGCAACCTTTTGGTTGGACCATGCCCAAAATTTGGCAACACCACAGTCAGATTCTCCCACACCACATATGTACCTCTCTCCTCTCCACCGACTGAGGAGACTGCATTACTTTGGCAAGTGCTATAGCTGCTAGTATCACCAGCACCGCCACCATTGTTGCTATTACTACTACTTTccacctcaatctccattctcCGAACCAGAAAGAAATGAATTCAGAGGCGTTATCAGAATGAGaagaattatatattaaataaaaagaaagggaAGGAAGTCTATTGGGCACTAGTTGAGCTGGGGAATAGAGATGACAACAAACACCAAACAACTAACAATTAATGAAAGATCATAAAATAAGTATGGTAAAGAGATACAGAGAGAAGAAAGAGAGTTAACGGTGTGGGTGTCTCATACAGATGGACATGTGTAGTTGGCACGTGAAGGAATTAATGCATTTGAATGATATGAAATGGTGGTACCATTTTCTTTCATTCATATGGCTTTTATTAATGGATTGTTTCTTCTCAACTTCCATAACTCCAAGCAATTTTCTGGGATCCATGCAAAACATCATCATTAGCTCCATAATTCAATCTTTTAGACTATAATTAACTATACCAAACAAAATTTTAGagtaaaaaagtcaatatttaaattaaaaagttgATGATTTGAAGAAAGGTCTATGGTCTATTGCCTCAAAGTCCATGGTTGGCCCTTTTCTGGTTATAATTCTTCCTTCCATAGGGTTCATTCAAATGGTGTTATTAAAGAAACTTCATGAGGaaagtaattttataattttaaaataaaaattaattataattattttttaatgcaaTTGACTCCTACCGggattgaaattttaattattaatactataaaaaaattcttttattattttaaatatatgagcaaaattttatgttaaaatcttttttttttatgatataatacgcacactaaaatttcacatattCATACAAAATTGAAATATACTaaacaataaatatatatatatatatatatatatatatatatattaagttggGAATCAAATACTTAAAAAATACTCTTAGGGGTTGCCTTTTTTAATTTTTCCTGTGCATTACTTTTGGCGACGCACCTTTGAAAATGTCGCTAAACAAGTACTTTTTGACCGAATGACCAATGGTCCGTCGCCATCTGTAATCAGTGCAGTAACATGCAAAACTGTATGCGTCGCCTTCTCTAGTTTGCCTGCGCAAAGCTATTGGCGTCGAATAATTGCGTTGCTAAATCATGGAATGACTTCCGTCGCCAATTGTATTCAGACGCATTAAAGCGTCCCCAACAAATTTGAATGCGTCACTGTTGGCTCTGTCGAATAGTCAACCTCTATATTGATCAAACCGACCAACACACCCAACGCATAACTacattttgaaatttatttttattattttaataaaattaaataaaaattttaaattagtttacaatttaaaataattcaatttatttaaaaaaggGAAAAGGcgaaaagaaaaaaacaaaaaaagaaagacGCCGTTCAAATTCTAACGGACAGGAAATGGAACGGACCCACATTGGCTCCATCCTATGGAGAAAGGACAAAAATTATAAACTGGGGCCCACATACAAAAAACAGGACAAACAAACCCAGAGCTAAACGAAACCTTGAAAACAAAATTtcctaaaaagaaaaaaaaaattacttaccCAAATAGATAATGATCAGAACCACCACTCAACATCTCCTATGGCTGACACCTACTGCCCGGACTGTAAGCGTCCTACCGAAGTAGTCTTCGACCACTCCGCCGGTGACACCGTCTGCTCTGAGTGTGGCCTCGTCTTGGAGGCCCATTCCATTGATGAGACCTCCGAGTGGCGAACCTTTGCCAACGAGTCTACTGATAATGACCCTGTTCGTGTTGGTGGTCCCTCTAATCCTCTTCTTGCCGACGGTGGCCTTTCTACCGTCATTTCTAAACCAACTGGGGCTTCTGGGGATTTCTTGACCACTTCTTTGGGCCGCTGGCAGAACCGTGGCTCCAACCCCGATCGTTCTCTTATCCAAGCGTTTAAGACCATTGCTACCATGTCTGACAGGTTCTTTTCTTTCCTTGAagcttttttttttgtattttctgttTGGTTCTTGAGAAAGTAGAGGACTTTCAACTTGCAATTAAGAAGTTGATAATTCTTCTTTTTCCTGTCTAATTAAAGGGGCTTGCACATGTTTATAATATTGCAGGTTGGGCCTTGTTGCAACCATAaaggtatatatatacatatgccaATTTCTTATATTTATCTTAATTTAATTTGTATTTGGGTGTTTGTTAAAGATTTTCAatgaaaatttcttttctttttggttATTCAAGGATAGAGctaatgaaatttataagaaAGTAGAAGATCAAAAACCTCTCAGAGGACGAAATCAGGATGCAATTTTGGCTGCCTGCCTTTACATTGCTTGTAGACAAGAAGACAAACCCCGGACCGTAAAAGGTATAGCTAGATTTATTAAATTCCTTGGCAAATGCAAAAATCCTTGGAAAATTACATATTTTTGTTGCTGTAACTCTCTGGACCTGTCAATTCCTGCTAGAAATTTGTTCAGTAGCTAATGGAGCCACAAAGAAGGAGATTGGCCGTGCAAAGGAGTATATTGTGAAGCAACTGGAGGTGGAGCTGGGTCAGTCCATGGAAATGGGAACAATACATGCTGGAGACTTTCTGGTTAGTTAAATTCTTGATTTTCGAATCTCTCCTGTTAAATTATCTTAGCAGCAATTAACATCAGCGTTGCCTTCAAAATTTCAGAGACGTTTTTGTTCTCATCTTGGGATGAACAATCAAGCGGTTAAAGCAGCTCAGGAAGCTGTACAGAAATCTGAAGAGCTCGATATAAGGTAAAACTCCAGGTTAGTTTCTCAGGTGAGGAGTGCTAGTGCATCTGCATATGAATCAGTAGTCCAGATGCATCAGTCTTGTCACCTGCAGCTGACACTAGCATTCCTCTTTCTCGGGATATTGCAGAATGCCAATGCTTTTATTCATAGCCTGAATTTAATTTCTTCTATGCTATATGAAGGCATTTTTGGTCTAAAAACAGAGTCCATTCCAATAAGCTTAAGAAACCTCTTGTTCGTTTTTACTATTACAGGCGAAGCCCCATATCAATAGCAGCAGCCATTATTTACATTATAACTCAGCTCTCCGAGGACAAGAAACTTCTCAAAGGTTAGAAACATAGTTCTGTCCTCTAGTtttgttctctttctttttctttgtaaTGGCTATGGCAGAACCCTGCTGTGTGTGCAGATATATCACTGTCTACAGGAGTAGCAGAAGGGACCATTAGGAATTCCTACAAGGACCTCTATCCCTATGCTGCAAGGATTATACCAAGCTGGTATGCAAAGGAGGATGACCTCAAGAACCTATGCAGTCCTTGAATAACCAAGGACATTGGTAGGGTAGGCTGCATGCAGCATTTCTTTTTAAGTTAGATGCTGCTTCTGTTCATTAATTTCCACTACTTGACATTTGACAAGCTCTAACTTTGCACCACTGAACTCTAATTATAGTGCAATTATTTGCCAATCTGTGACTGATAAAACTTGTCCAACACAACattctccaatttttttttcaTCAAGGGCAACACTTAATTTTTATTCATGAGAAGGCAAGGTCAAATGTGGTAATCAGGACTGAGAGTGACTCCTTATTTGCAGATAGTGCTTAAACAGCTGGTGCAATTGTCCCAAGGACTTCTTTTTGCAATATAAAAAAGTGAAATTTCCATTTGCACTTATCTGTAAGTGTACCAATTAAGCCTGAGACAATAATTATAGCTTTTGAATTCTGGGAAGTTTTTGGCAAAAATGAGTAGGATCCAAGAATTTTGGATATTAGGTTGTGCCAAGAACAGAATTAATGAAGGGGGTATTCAATTGTATTTTCTTCTTCTCATTGGTTCTAACACAGAAGCTATTTTTTAAATTACATCACTCATCTTTCTTCTTATTAATTAATGATTACTTAGCTTTATTAGTAATAGATTAACCCAATAAAAATGTGTTTCACGTAACCACTTGGTCTCATTTTAGTTTTGTGAGCATTGTAGTTAGTAGTTACTCAAACCAACCTTTCAACTGCTATTCACCTAAtagaaaaaattctaaaattattcTGCCAAACAAACACTTTACAGGCTTCATTTGCTTCTCTAATTAATCAAAGATATCAACTTAGTgttgttgttgttttttttttttttttttttaaaggtagTAGTCCCTACTTGGATGGTGCGGGAAAGACCGCTAAGTGTTGTAGCTAACGCATTAAATATTTTGACTGAAGGAGCACACTTGCAAGAATGAAACTTAAAAGGAGTTTCTAGCAAATATGAACACTAGAAAAAATGTAACactcttaaattttaaaaataattattttatatataaatattaatattttattatattaaaattatgagaatttatttgaaattttttagattttaaaaatcagatttgattttcttaaactaataaattttattgatttataaaaattaatttaaagactatgtagcaaaaataaaaatatatttggactctaaaaattttttcaagttttctgaaatttttttcaaaatttttggacctcgattTTGGTCACAAGGCatagtaaaatttaaaatttgagtatcttgaatcggacctgtcgaatcgaaccggatcgaatcaaattgatcgaatcgaactgatctctttcctttttctttcccccTCCCTTTCCCCATGCGGCACCTCTTTTTCTCCCCTTcgattctctctcctccctcctcccccgtCGGCCGATCACCTTCCCTCCTTTCCCCAGTCATCGGCGCACACCCCCACGCCTTCCCCTAACCCGCTGCCCACCCAGGGCACCAGAAAACGTGCCCAAACTTCCTCCTTCGTGCGGCGCCTCTCTTCAACTTTTCGATCAAAATTCAGCCGATCCGGTCACTAATTGGACCCGGTCTTGTCCCAAACCCCTTCTACtcctcaagagctttccatagataccaagAATATCCAATtttattgagcggtttgtccgatttttgtctgaaaaattttagttaattttgacttttgggctaactTATCCCAAATCGAGAGCCCCACAAAGATTCAGAGGGTACCGACGTGCTCTATTCGACGAGAGCTtcgcaaccatataaatttcaaaatttttcgacaccaaaATTTTGGTGGGTCCCTTAAACTTTGCATTGTTGTTctaagctccaaatgagcttatttaattttctAACAATTTTATTCTAACCTCTTGTGTTTTGGGCTTCGCGTGGGTACTTTCATTTCACAGAAATTCAATCGTTGCTCGAGTCTATATTTTCAGGCCGGACAAATAGGCTGCCTGAATAACTTTCAATTTGATTCGAAATTATAGTCTATCCCATCATTTTTATATGCCCCGAACGTGTTTCAAGAGTCAGAATtggtataggtaaacccgaaccctaaGTTCCTTCAATTACCTAGTGccgaatttaaaataaaaatctataaaatatttgtggatagctagaaaattataaatCCTTTTATATTAGCttcataatattgttaaggaccgcagggcataattttagaaattttagagctcatttaaataatttataataaaatgataGTTATAGGGGCTAAAATGTAAGTTTTCAAAATTGTGAATACTAACTATTTTGAAGGCCCAAGAGGGGCTATATGATGATGATGAGATGTGGATGTGAGATTTGCGTATTGGAAGTATTATTCGGATCATGTTGCAGGTttgataggtcctaggtataggagaagctctgccggattttcggcaaaaTTTAGGATTTTTCCTTTGACTTTTTgaagttttgtttgaataaataatgataaaatttttgatataatatTTAGGTGAGCCGAAccagccttcctcctctgcctAGCCGCCTCAGTGATTAACTGTTAAtttatgagtagatattgattttaattacaatttcaatattattatatattaaaggcatgctcatgcattacatataaatatatgtatatagctaaatactaggcacgttttatgttgtatTTTCTTAATTGCAAAAATATATGTGGATGTCGCCTTAGGATAATTTAGAGCTGTATGTGTGTgtcggcgtgcgtgtggtgtggtgtggTGTGATGGATAAAGGTAGGACGGGTAAATCGGCTTGAGCTTGTCGCACTTGAGACCCGATCCTTTTTGAGGAAGTCGAGATGAGTACGGCTCTGAGTTGATCTTACTGACTCCCGTAATTGAATTATTAACCGAAAGTCCatctcgagttgatctcgctagcagATTTTAAAATAAGAGAGTTGTATATGGGATCAGCTTTCATATGTATTTTATTTGATATAGTATATATGTGTATGAGTGCTTCAAATTATTCTTTGAgcgaatattatttgaatttggtaaaAATTATTGATCGATATTGtatttcatccttagggatgcattagaattagatagtcatagaaattatttttaaaaatcaatatctttctctttgaatcaaacgctcactcctgttcaccccaTTTTTTCAGGTTATAAGAGAGTTTTTCTTGTGATTGACCTGTCTCCTACTTCGCAGGTCCATTGGTGCCTTATTTATATTTGTTGTTATtaattgaaatctagaactctgcatgtgctGGTGATATTTTATTTAGCTGGGTCTGTAAAAGATTAACTATTTAAATTTGTTAATTTATTGATTATGTATATGTGGACTTGTAGATTCATTTGTTTATGTGGATGAGGGAGCTGGGTTCCCAGTGATCACATTGCGTTGATTGAGGCTATTGTGTGTAAGCTAAGTTCCCCAAATAGTTATATACTGTGATTCTAAGTCGGGTAAGTTAAAAACTCTCCGTTTGATGGTCATGGATAtgatcggactctgtccggttaatttcttgaaattgggcttataTATGAGCTTCAAGGTTGGGCTAATGAGtagttaagcttactacgggctttgAAGGTTTTATGCTGACTCAAATCTTAATGCCTCATAATTTAGGTCTTAACAAAAAATTTCCCTTTTAAAGTTAAAAAGTGATAATTCTGATTATTAACATTTTCAGTgagatttcaaatttaaattttaattaaattagagagaaatttaaaaaaagagaaaaaaactcTAAGACTTTGTATgtgttatatttaattttcattcacACATATGAAGATGTGATCAAACAACTTGGCACAAGTTAAGTCATGTGTTGTAGTCATATGAATATAAGATATAATAAATATGGAAAGATgtgattattaaatatataaattttatatatttatattttaaatttataataagttaaatttaaataaaaattatttaaaaatacaagtaaaaatgaaaatttgcttaTCCAATCAGATTAGCAATAGAGCATTGAAGACGTGTCGTTTGCCAATAATATTGCATTTTCTCAGTCAAGTTCAACACTGACGTCTGGTAATTTGATAGAAAAGATAGGGAAAGGCCTAAGTTagcaaagagagaaaaaaaaatgtaataagGAAAGTTCTTAACACAGAGTGATTAGAGCAAAGAAAGAAGATtagaatatttttatgaaaaatattttttatattatttaaatatttaaaagatcaaagaaaatcagtgaataaaataatatatatatatatatatatatatatatatatatatatataattcttcaAAGCCACAAATAATAAGATTCTTTCCACTAAAGAtccactgataaaaaaaaaacctgAGGCATCCACTACATCAATCTCTAGGTAAAGACGTTCTTGTGCGGGCTCTGCCGTTGGCATTGTGCAAATGACAGCCATTGACATAGCCTACCTATGATGTGATCTGAGCATTCCAAAACCAAGGGCCGTTGATCAAATTGATGATTAAGAGGGTGTTTGATTCATCTGTTGGGTGTAATTGATAGCTGATAGATACTCAAATAGGTAAATTAAATTATTTGGTatgcttaaaaaaataaaactaatagCTGATGGGTAACTGATATGTTACCCATCAGTTACAGTTTGTATcagttatataatatttttataattatttctcATCTGTTGATagctaatttaattttatattttattttgatcatattattattttttttaatttaaaaattaatattattaatatttttatcatttttatttataattttaatattttaattaacgtatttaaactttattaaaatattttttattaataacataaaatataaaatatttatttatatctaaatatttaaaattaattattaagttttttattaacaataataattattttattattttatttatatttttaaagttatttaattttttttaaataattattttttaattttaataataaaataaataatattatatgatagattaataattatatatttaatttaataataaaataaataatataatataataaatttataattatatatttaatttaataataaaataaataatataatataataaatttataattttatatttatttaaataataaaataaattatataatatatattcatattaatcactttatatactaataataactattaaatataattttattaaatatttaatataaattaattattatcaattatCATCTATTTATCACCAATAACACCTATCACCTGTATTTAATAAATAAACTAAACAGGTCCTAATCACCAACTTGAGGTTATGGTATGCCATCAATATTTGATCAAAGAAAGAGAAACACCTGCCAACAGAGAATGATGTACATACGTAGATCACCATGGATGATAAACATGAATTTCATTAACTTTTTAATAAAGAGAGGTTGTAACACCACCACTTGGTGGGCTATGTCTATTTCCAGTCTAGTAACTCCACCGAAGATCAGTGCCATCTTACGTCAGCTTCaatcaattaaatcaaaataaattaaatacaaTTATATTAAACACACCCAAAAAAGTTTTACCcataaaactttaaaaatttatgtaCATATTTATAAAATCATGCAACCAATGACTTCCACCGTTAATGGGATGGCCATAATCACATCATCATTTGATCTTTTCTTCCTACATGCAGAATGGATTCACCTGAATGCAACAAATAATGCAGTGAATCTTATTCCCTCTAATGGATTGTAGTGCAGGAAGTTCAATAAAAGGAACAATTTTAGAAAAGCAAGCAACAATTTTTCCAtggattatatttatttatttgccGTAATGATTAACGTTATTGAATATAGCGCATAATagcagaaaagaaaaagaaaatgaaaatctgGCACAAAAGTCAATTACTAGCTTTCACAAATTACAAAGCAAGTGGAGGTGGAGCTATGGTACCAAGCTTTCACTgccttaatattatttattagcaCTTATGACCGCAGAGAGTTAAACCAGAGGAAACTATCATTTGCACTGACTAACCCTTTTCCATGGATTGATCCccacaactctctctctctctctctctctctctctctcatatggCCATGAGGAGATCATGAAAGGGCTCTTTTCTTCTCAAAAATGATAGAAGTTCTTTTCTGATATGGTCCTATATGGGACACCACTAAAGGTACAAAAAAAACCAACCAAACTTATACATGACACTGTCTGCATATCTTAGTTTTGAAGGGTTTCTGCCATGTCTGGCGCTCTCATTAGGTTCCCTCATGCGACTATGTCTTTTTTCCATCTTGTGTTTTTCTCCTGGGTCCTCGTGTCAAGGAGTTACTTTTTGATTATTTGTTCTGCTTCTTGTTTAAATAACTATTTACAACATAGCAATCTACAATTCGAGCAGAAAACCGATCGCTTCTGGGAGTTCCAAGAGCAATCTAATACCTGGGTTGAAGTGGAACTGCCTTATGACCTAGTCTCTTGTGTTAATGATAACTGTACCAAAGTGggttcaattgatcaaataacagaaaataaagaaGATCACTTTGAACGGGATAATGATGTTTCCAGGCATACTGGAAGCTTTAAACATAAGGATAGTGATAGAGGGGGAGCAGAGCAGAATTCTGAGATTGTTCTGCCTCAGagaaagagaatttctttgacaaGAATGTCTGACACTTCTATATGGATTACTGGTGAAAGCGGGTCTATCTATGAGAGATTCTGGAATGGTGTACAGTGGGTGATAGCACCCCATGACCTGCCGGTATCGGCAGGTTATGCAATTTGTGTCTTTATTGTCAATCAGACAATTCTTGCTCTATCAGAAGCAGGAATTCTATATCAGGTACTACTCTAATTTACTTGTTGCATCAATTTGAATTAACCTTCAAAGAAACAACCGTTCAAAGATTAATCCAAAacagcttatgtaatttgagttgATAGCATAGTTCTGAAATCTATGGTGACTGGGGTTTGCCCCTTTATTTTCTAATTCTTTCCTGTTATTTTGGTATTGGCAGAGCTATGATATAGCATAAATGTAAAACAAAAGACCGGGATTAAATAATAGTTGGGACTTTGGAGTATATCTTTTCCCTGTTCCACCTGTATATGTAGTTTTGATCAGAAAAATTATTACCACTATTATCATTGATCATCTAATTTGCAATTTATGTTACATTACATATACTTTAGattgtaatttttcttttttttactttATGTGGTTGGAAATGTCAGACTTTAATTCGATCAGGACTGTTCTGACATTTGGGCTTGAACCCCTTCTACAAAACCTTTGTTTTGTTGGATAAAAATGGATTCACCTTATGCTGCAACTGCATGAATATTATCGTTGTTTGTATTGATtgattttcttctctatttttgtTCTCAGATGCAACTCAGTGAGAGCTCACAGCCAATTTGGGTTGCATTCACGCCAACTCTTGATTCAAGCACAAATAAAGAAGCAGAAGAAAGCTCTGGGATCCTAATTAATTCTGGTGTTGTTTTGCATGATGGGGTGTGAGTGCATCATTTCAGTTTT
This genomic stretch from Hevea brasiliensis isolate MT/VB/25A 57/8 unplaced genomic scaffold, ASM3005281v1 Scaf8, whole genome shotgun sequence harbors:
- the LOC131177752 gene encoding transcription initiation factor IIB — encoded protein: MADTYCPDCKRPTEVVFDHSAGDTVCSECGLVLEAHSIDETSEWRTFANESTDNDPVRVGGPSNPLLADGGLSTVISKPTGASGDFLTTSLGRWQNRGSNPDRSLIQAFKTIATMSDRLGLVATIKDRANEIYKKVEDQKPLRGRNQDAILAACLYIACRQEDKPRTVKEICSVANGATKKEIGRAKEYIVKQLEVELGQSMEMGTIHAGDFLRRFCSHLGMNNQAVKAAQEAVQKSEELDIRRSPISIAAAIIYIITQLSEDKKLLKDISLSTGVAEGTIRNSYKDLYPYAARIIPSWYAKEDDLKNLCSP